Part of the Zingiber officinale cultivar Zhangliang chromosome 8A, Zo_v1.1, whole genome shotgun sequence genome, TGTTGTAAGATATAACGCGCAAAGTACGTGCAACTGAATCAGTTTATGTTTCTAACACTTCTATTTTTTTCATGTGTCAAAGTTTCCATGTTTTgttttaaccttttttttttcagattctTCGTTACAAGTTCCATTCTTGATCTGACGATCGTGGGGATCGATACTATGGATGCCGACTCATCCTCACAGGTGCAGCAGCCTCATTACCTGAAAACCTGCTGCAAATCGAGTCTTGAGCTTGGGACTCTAGTTTATGTTCTAGGATTCATGGATAAAGAAGAGTTGGCAATTGGTGAAGGAGAAGTAGTAATTGCTACCGATAACCTCATAAAATTGTCGACTGATGGGGTCACATGGTTCCCGGGATCTGCTGGCTTTGACATCCAAGGGAATCTAGCTTTTATGGTGTGTGATCCCATGAAACTTGCTTCCTCGCCGACGACAAGATCTGCTTCATTGTCTTCATGGAAAAAGGATGTCCCTATGCAATTTGGAATTCCTATCCCGATCGTTTGCAATTGGCTACATCAGCATTGGGAAGGAAACTTAGACGAGGTTAGCAAGCCAAAATTACCTCTGAGTAGGTTGATGTCGAGTGGACACAGTGAGTATTCTGGTGTGACTTTCACACTTCGCCGGATCTTCAAAGCCAACGAGGAGAATGACAATGCTTCATCGTCGTTGCAAATGGTTCAACACTCTAAATATACTCCTGTATCAAGCAGTTCTATTGCCGGAAAGATTTCCTACAACGATACTCCACTGGTGGATCTGCGTTCGACCCAAATTGCAGATCAGGAAATCTTACAATCTCGCAATTCAGTGAAAAAGGTTGAAGATGCTCCTTCAAAGGCTCCAAAACCTATATTTTTACCGTTACCTCTTCGACACATGCTCTCTGAGGAAGCTGCCCATGATGATTGCAGACCTTCGAACCAATCGAGTAAAAATGGCATTGATCATGATGTTCCTCTGGTTGGTACCTGGCAAAATGACTGCTCCAGTGAGGTGCAGTCCACTGCATCTCCGATCGATATGTTGGAGGATGGGTTTGACAGCGGGGTGGAAACAATGTACTCTGCCGAGACAATGGAAAGTAGAAACATACCGAGTCCATTGGAAACCAAGTACCAAAATGTTGGTAGGAGTCGTAGTTGTGTCGACTATAGCAGATGGAGTTGCGATAAGCAAAACTCAGCAGCATTGCAGAAAC contains:
- the LOC122009432 gene encoding uncharacterized protein LOC122009432 — translated: MGFLREVKRCCFCSGVGSRIKDDIFASKGPALAAISVGGGSRGGGSVRGTGFLIHRNLLLTTHANLPNAAAAEVAEVSLCHGRLPARFVPQRFFVTSSILDLTIVGIDTMDADSSSQVQQPHYLKTCCKSSLELGTLVYVLGFMDKEELAIGEGEVVIATDNLIKLSTDGVTWFPGSAGFDIQGNLAFMVCDPMKLASSPTTRSASLSSWKKDVPMQFGIPIPIVCNWLHQHWEGNLDEVSKPKLPLSRLMSSGHSEYSGVTFTLRRIFKANEENDNASSSLQMVQHSKYTPVSSSSIAGKISYNDTPLVDLRSTQIADQEILQSRNSVKKVEDAPSKAPKPIFLPLPLRHMLSEEAAHDDCRPSNQSSKNGIDHDVPLVGTWQNDCSSEVQSTASPIDMLEDGFDSGVETMYSAETMESRNIPSPLETKYQNVGRSRSCVDYSRWSCDKQNSAALQKQNTIIPVRKTSSPGAALLPRNHDYCSPTVSSSMKKRNSSEQTPRPRRNTIQVSPRWVL